The Thomasclavelia ramosa DSM 1402 genome includes a region encoding these proteins:
- the trhA gene encoding PAQR family membrane homeostasis protein TrhA: MKRTKLDDRVLPEYTRGEEIFNMVTHIVGGVFGIAVLVLCIVFGVLRHNNYGIASGIIYGISMILLYTMSSIYHGLSPNTKSKKVFQIMDHCSIFVLIAGTYTPIVLCSIRPVDSFWAWMIFAVVWGCTVLGIILNAIDIESNEKFSMICYLAMGWCIIFKFNLLPEAIGYNGIWLLVAGGVAYTIGTVFYGLQNKYRYMHSIWHLWILLGSVLHFLCIILYVI, translated from the coding sequence CAAAATTAGATGATCGAGTATTACCCGAGTATACTCGAGGTGAAGAAATTTTTAATATGGTTACTCATATTGTAGGTGGAGTTTTTGGAATTGCCGTATTAGTACTTTGTATTGTTTTTGGAGTATTGCGCCATAACAATTATGGTATAGCTTCAGGAATTATTTATGGAATATCAATGATCTTGCTATATACAATGAGTAGTATTTATCATGGGCTTTCCCCAAATACTAAGAGTAAAAAAGTGTTTCAAATTATGGATCACTGTTCAATTTTTGTATTGATTGCTGGTACTTATACACCTATTGTGTTGTGTTCGATAAGACCAGTAGATTCATTTTGGGCTTGGATGATCTTTGCTGTTGTTTGGGGCTGTACGGTTCTAGGAATCATTTTAAATGCAATTGATATTGAAAGTAATGAAAAGTTTTCAATGATTTGTTATTTAGCGATGGGCTGGTGTATTATCTTTAAATTCAATCTATTGCCGGAAGCTATTGGATATAATGGAATTTGGTTACTTGTGGCTGGTGGTGTAGCTTATACGATTGGTACCGTTTTTTATGGTTTGCAAAATAAGTATCGCTATATGCATAGTATTTGGCATTTATGGATCTTATTAGGAAGTGTGTTACATTTCTTATGTATAATTTTATATGTTATTTAA